From a single Lolium rigidum isolate FL_2022 chromosome 7, APGP_CSIRO_Lrig_0.1, whole genome shotgun sequence genomic region:
- the LOC124671765 gene encoding LEAF RUST 10 DISEASE-RESISTANCE LOCUS RECEPTOR-LIKE PROTEIN KINASE-like 2.7: protein MTPNFHIQWNHRSNQILSARLPYYSLGRLPWHIFSSTPAETGIPPPLWPLSPRPSIVQLTMHHLLLPAVVLLIAAAEAYAASCSDATCGWQTISYPFWLANSGPNCGYPGLGISCQDNTPILDHQFHQYRVLRIDYANHTVSLADADAWNTTCPRLTFNLSPDPNSWLQLTRSNSNLTVLYNCKAKLPRPSAVKLDGCQDQSNTWYVLPDDGVTGKAYGHGCEAAVTTPVLLSSLHRLAASPSLGEVLSAGFEMRYDAKSEQCGACEQSGGRCRYGRIEEHGGTEFACVCDDGANERQCGTRFPPFSTLLSYLLRDFCARSGICSPNHARARLSRGGC, encoded by the coding sequence ATGACACCAAATTTCCACATCCAATGGAACCACCGAAGCAACCAAATCCTCTCAGCACGACTGCCTTATTACTCTCTCGGTCGTCTGCCATGGCACATCTTCTCATCGACCCCTGCAGAAACTGGCATTCCTCCTCCCCTTTGGCCTCTTTCTCCTCGTCCCTCCATAGTCCAGCTTACGATGCATCATCTGCTCCTCCCGGCCGTTGTGCTCCTCATCGCCGCAGCCGAAGCCTACGCCGCTTCCTGCAGCGACGCCACCTGCGGCTGGCAGACCATCTCCTACCCGTTCTGGCTCGCCAACTCAGGCCCCAACTGCGGCTACCCGGGCCTCGGCATATCCTGCCAGGACAACACCCCGATCCTCGACCACCAGTTCCACCAGTACAGGGTCCTGCGCATCGACTACGCCAATCACACCGTCTCCCTCGCCGACGCCGACGCGTGGAACACGACCTGCCCGCGTCTCACCTTCAACCTCTCCCCCGACCCCAACTCCTGGCTGCAGCTCACGCGCTCCAACTCCAACCTCACCGTGCTCTACAACTGCAAGGCCAAGCTACCCCGGCCCTCCGCCGTGAAGCTCGACGGGTGCCAGGACCAGAGCAACACCTGGTACGTCCTCCCCGATGACGGGGTCACCGGCAAAGCTTACGGGCACGGATGCGAGGCGGCGGTGACGACGCCGGTGCTGCTGAGCAGCCTGCATCGTCTGGCGGCTAGCCCGTCGCTCGGCGAGGTGCTGAGCGCCGGGTTCGAGATGCGCTACGACGCCAAGTCCGAGCAGTGCGGCGCGTGCGAGCAGTCCGGCGGGCGGTGCAGATACGGCCGCATCGAGGAGCATGGCGGGACGGAGTTCGCCTGCGTCTGCGACGATGGCGCCAACGAGCGCCAGTGCGGTACGAGATTTCCTCCTTTCAGTACTCTCCTATCCTATCTACTACGTGACTTCTGCGCACGATCTGGAATTTGCTCGCCGAACCACGCGCGCGCGCGTCTTAGCCGTGGTGGCTGCTGA